The genomic stretch GGTTATAATAATGGTAATGAAAACACCACTTTAGATTTTGGTGCTGATGCAAACAATAAGCGCAACACTTATTACTTGCGTCATACTTTTAACGTTACTGATGCTTCTGCTTATGATTCACTAGTATTTGATGTAATGCGTGATGATGGAGTAGTGGTATATGTAAATGGTGTGGAGGCTTTCCGCCAAAATATGCCTTCAGGAAATGTTGCGTATGGAACTGCGGCTTCTGCCACCGTAGGCGGTGCTAATGAAACTACCTACTATAGAAATGTAACTGCAAACCTTTTGCAAAATGGCCTTAACGTGATTGCTGTAGAATTGCACCAAGCTACTGCAAGTAGCTCTGACCTAAGCTTTGATATGAAAGTAGATTTTGAGCTTCCTCCATTAGGACCAACTACTTACCCGCTTACTGCAGGTACTGAGTGGAACTACCTTGACAATGGTACCAGCCTTGACGCTGCTGCTTGGAAGGATACTTCTTTTAATGATAAGAACTGGACATTTGGAGCCGCTCCTTTAGGTTATGGCGATGCTTATACAACAGAGATTTCTTATGGTCCTGATGCTAATAATAAGTACATCACATATTACTTCCGTAGAGATGTAATGGTTGATTTGAATAACGTTACTGATACAGTGTATTTAGGTCTTCGTAGAGATGACGGAGCCATTGTATACATTAATGGGGTAGAGGTAGTGCGTAGCAATATGCCTAGCGGTTCTGTTGATTATTTAACTCACTCTTCAAGCATTATTGACGGTGCTGACGAAACCAGCTACACCATTTATAAACTTGCAAAATCAGTTTTGAGAAATGGAAGAAACCAAATCGCAGTAGAAATTCACAATCGTGATGGACAGAGTTCTGATATTGGTTTTGACCTTTTCTTAGAAGATCAGCCAGCTTACAACCCTGGTGTATCTTGTACTGATGAGCACATTGGTTGCTTTACATCTATCAACCCAACTGCTCAAACTTCAAAACTGATTATTGCTAAAGAGCATAAGTTTCAGTTGATCTTTAAGCAAGGAGAAGCTTATACCAAAACCGGTCCTGGTCTTCCTACTACCGTTCCTGGAAACCATGACTTTACCGGATATGTTCCAATGAATGGAAGCAGTGAGTTAGGTCATCTTGCTATTAACCATGAGAACACTCCAGGTGGAGTTTCATTGTTAGACTTGCACTTTGATAAGTCTACTCAACTATGGGTTGTAGATACTACGCAGCCAGTAGATTTTTACAATAGTGATTTAGTTTCTACTACTCGTAACTGTTCTGGAGGTATTACTCCTTGGGGAACAATCATTACGAGTGAAGAATCTAGAAATACTGGAGACAATAATGCTGATGGATATCAGGATGTAGGTTGGCATGTAGAAATTGATCCTCTTACTGGTAAAGTTTTGGATTATGACAACGATGGTAAGCAAGACAAGCTTTGGGCAATGGGCCGTATGTCTCATGAAAACATCGTAGTTGCTGATGATAGCGTAACTGCTTACTATGGTGAAGATGGTGGTACCTCTGTAGTTTACAAATTTGTGGCTGACAACAAAGGAAACCTTAGCACCGGTAAAGTGTATGCACTGAAATTAGATCAACCACTTTCTGGTGGAGATCCTACTGGAACTACTGCTACCTGGATTCCTGTTCCAAATGCTACTCAAGCTGATAGAAATAATATGTACTCAATTGCAGGTTCTTTGGGAGCAACCAATTTCAACGGTGTAGAAGATTGCGAAATAAGCCCTATCGATGGTAAGGTATACTTCACTGCCAAAGGCCTTGGTCGTACTTTTAGATTTGCGGATAACGGGAACACTGTTAGTGAGTTTGAAACTTTTGTTGGAGGCACTTCTTATGACATCGTTACTGAAAGTGGTGTGGTAAGCGAATCTTGGGGTGGAGGAAACGATAACCTTACCTTTGATGATAAAGGAAACCTTTGGGTACTTCAAGATGGTGGTCGTAACTATATTTGGGTAGTTCGCCCGGATCACACTCAACTTGATCCAAAAGTTGAATTGTATGCTTCTTTTCCAAGAGGTTCTGAGCCAACAGGTCTTACTTTCTCTCCAGATTACCGTTTCGGATTTGTTTCAGTTCAGCATCCAAGTAGTTCTAATGCTTCTCAGGAAGATGCTAGCGGAAATATGGTGACTTTCAACAGATCGGCCACTATTGTTATCGCTTTGGCTAAAGATCTTGGTGCACAACCAAAAGATTCTATCGCAGTAGTTTCAAATAGCGAATGGAGCAAATCTACCTTAACTACTCAGGCTAATGCCGGTGGTTACCCATGGAAAGGTGTAGCAGGTGAGTTACCAGCTGATAGCACCTTTAGCTTAATGGCAGAAGAAGGACAGCCATACAGATGGCACGGGGTAGACAGTGTGGATGGGGCTAAGGTTATTAAAACCGATGCGTATGTTACTTACTTCCGTAAAGACTTCAATCTTAGTGTAGATACCAACATTACTGCTCGTTTCCAAGTAACTGTAGATGATGATATCGAAATTTATCTAAATGGTAATTTGGTAGCACGTGAAGGAGACAGAAGGCAAGCAAATGCTCAAAATGTTCCTCATGACATTATTTTCCATGTAAATGGAACAGTAGAAAATGGGTACAACGGTGGTGATGAGTTTGATTATTACACTAGCAACAAAATGGAAGAGTACTTAATGGCTGGAAACAATACCATTACACTGGCAATCCGTAATGGTACAAATAATGACCTAGGTGGTTTCTCTTTCCGTATGGATTTAGAAAGTGGTATGGCTACCACACCAGTACAAACGGACAGCATCGTTTCTGATAACCTTTGGAAGTTGAGCACTGTGTCTACCAATTCTACAAGCCAGCAATTTCCATGGATGGGAGTAGCTTCTTTACCGGCTGATAGTACTTTTAGTATTCCTGCAGAAGTAGGCCAGCCGTACAGTTGGAACAGCATCCTTGAAGTACCAGGATCATCAGTATTGAAAGCTGAAGAAAATGTTACTTATTACAGAACATGGTTTGAGCTTTCAGACAACATGGATCTTAATACCCGTATCCGCAGCTACTTTGATGATAATGTTGAGGTTTACATCAACGGTACTTTGGTTGCTCGTGAGCAAGATATGTTTGGTATGGATAACTTCACTGGAAACGCGCATGACTTGATGCTTAATGCTGATGGAACTATGGTTAATCCAAATGCTGGTGGTGATGCTTTTGACTATGTAGGTGCTGCCGACATGGACACTGTGTACCAAGTAGGAATGAACCACGTAACAGTAGCTTTGAGAAACCGTATAGGTGATAAAGGTGGTTTCTCTTTCCGTATGGATCTTGACAAAGCTGGAAATGCAGTAATAGTGAAGAAAAACGCTGAGGCTTCTGCTGAAGGTGCTGCTTCATTTGCAGTGTATCCTAATCCTACCAGCGGTGTGATCAACATTGCTTTGCCACAAGCTACGGCTAGCGAAGTGATGATTTTCAACATCAACGGAAAGCTAATGTACCACGCTGATGCACAAACTGAAGTAGAAGTTGATTTGAGCGCTTACCCTGCAGGAGTTTACTTCCTTAAGGTGAAGAATGGTTCAGAAAACTTTACTGAAAAGTTGATTAAGCACTAAGCGGTTTCTAACCCTTATTTCTAAATCCCTCCCGGGCAACCGGGAGGGATTTTTTGTTTCTACACCTTTTCTTAATATAGGCTTAAGAGTCAGTTAAGTTGAGTAGTTCATTTTTGTGGATTATGAATAGACTTCCCATGAAGATGAATTTTGCTGCAAAGCGCCTGTGGATACTCCTTACTATTGTTGGCGCTGTGTTGATGTTTCAATTTTACAATCCATCTACTGCCGAAAAAGTGAAGGTGCTTAATGCCACACTTAGCCAAAGTTTTGAGGAAGAAATTGAAAGCTTAAGAGTAGTTGCCGAAAAGGCAAGGGAAGGAGAAGCCAGCAGCGAACAGCTAAAAAGCCAACTAGTAAGAACCCGCCAGAGCTACAAAAGGCTTGAGTTTTTACTCGAATATTTTTATCCTGAATATGTGGAGGAGCATATCAATGGCGCCCCACTTTTACACATCGAAACTTTTGACACCAACCCAATGGTGATTCCACCGGAAGGACTGCAGGTGTTGGACGAAATGATTTTTGCCGAAGACTGGAACGAGAATATTAAGGAAATTGCCTTGCTTTCTCGACAATTACAAATGCAATCCGGATTTCTATTGGCCGATTTCAAAAGCAGGACACTAAAAACAGAGGAGCTTCTAAATGCGGCTCGCTTAGAAATAATTAGGATGGTGTCCATGAGTATTACTGGTTTTGATACGCCTGGTTCGCTCAACGGTTTGGATGAAGTTTCGGTTTCTCTGAAAAGTATGGAAACGTACCTTGAGCCTTTGCTTCAAGCTTCGGATAAACCAATTCATAATGAAGTTTTGGAGCTTTTGAACGAAGGACAAAAGCAGGTTTCAAATAGCACTTTTGACGATTTTGACAGACTTACTTTTATTAAAGAAATAGCTGATCCCCTGTATGAAAAGTTGACTAAGATTAGCAATTATGCTTACCCGGAAAGTAAAGGCGGTTGGAACCCAAAGAGCAAAAGCATTTTTGCAAATGATGTGCTCGATCCTTATTTCTACAGTCAGCTTAGCGCAGAAGAAGATTCGGATGAGTTGAGAAACCTTGGGAAGAAGATTTTTTACGATCCGTTAATTAGCGGAAACGCACAAATGAGCTGTGCTACTTGCCACAATCCTACCAAGGCTTTTACTGA from Owenweeksia hongkongensis DSM 17368 encodes the following:
- a CDS encoding alkaline phosphatase PhoX — translated: MKKVTNWIFLAAALYGGAIAQAQVQTVQVQVNSSSNDAEEDLTNNTLDLTSTDLELSTDGTDQMVGIRFESLNIPKGAIIQSASIQFTVDEVTTSGNVDVVIAFEDADDAASISGGNGSLTNRAYTLNDAVLWNVPAFANVNDNGADQRTPDLKASLQTVVNRTGWVQGNSVLAGFIDPVYLSVPGYTGNTGKRTAESYNGEANSSPILTVTYTPPTTYQSGAFPVLSNASWKYDDSGNDLTGTNWTALNYVDTAWDFGNAPLGYNNGNENTTLDFGADANNKRNTYYLRHTFNVTDASAYDSLVFDVMRDDGVVVYVNGVEAFRQNMPSGNVAYGTAASATVGGANETTYYRNVTANLLQNGLNVIAVELHQATASSSDLSFDMKVDFELPPLGPTTYPLTAGTEWNYLDNGTSLDAAAWKDTSFNDKNWTFGAAPLGYGDAYTTEISYGPDANNKYITYYFRRDVMVDLNNVTDTVYLGLRRDDGAIVYINGVEVVRSNMPSGSVDYLTHSSSIIDGADETSYTIYKLAKSVLRNGRNQIAVEIHNRDGQSSDIGFDLFLEDQPAYNPGVSCTDEHIGCFTSINPTAQTSKLIIAKEHKFQLIFKQGEAYTKTGPGLPTTVPGNHDFTGYVPMNGSSELGHLAINHENTPGGVSLLDLHFDKSTQLWVVDTTQPVDFYNSDLVSTTRNCSGGITPWGTIITSEESRNTGDNNADGYQDVGWHVEIDPLTGKVLDYDNDGKQDKLWAMGRMSHENIVVADDSVTAYYGEDGGTSVVYKFVADNKGNLSTGKVYALKLDQPLSGGDPTGTTATWIPVPNATQADRNNMYSIAGSLGATNFNGVEDCEISPIDGKVYFTAKGLGRTFRFADNGNTVSEFETFVGGTSYDIVTESGVVSESWGGGNDNLTFDDKGNLWVLQDGGRNYIWVVRPDHTQLDPKVELYASFPRGSEPTGLTFSPDYRFGFVSVQHPSSSNASQEDASGNMVTFNRSATIVIALAKDLGAQPKDSIAVVSNSEWSKSTLTTQANAGGYPWKGVAGELPADSTFSLMAEEGQPYRWHGVDSVDGAKVIKTDAYVTYFRKDFNLSVDTNITARFQVTVDDDIEIYLNGNLVAREGDRRQANAQNVPHDIIFHVNGTVENGYNGGDEFDYYTSNKMEEYLMAGNNTITLAIRNGTNNDLGGFSFRMDLESGMATTPVQTDSIVSDNLWKLSTVSTNSTSQQFPWMGVASLPADSTFSIPAEVGQPYSWNSILEVPGSSVLKAEENVTYYRTWFELSDNMDLNTRIRSYFDDNVEVYINGTLVAREQDMFGMDNFTGNAHDLMLNADGTMVNPNAGGDAFDYVGAADMDTVYQVGMNHVTVALRNRIGDKGGFSFRMDLDKAGNAVIVKKNAEASAEGAASFAVYPNPTSGVINIALPQATASEVMIFNINGKLMYHADAQTEVEVDLSAYPAGVYFLKVKNGSENFTEKLIKH
- a CDS encoding cytochrome-c peroxidase, whose product is MNRLPMKMNFAAKRLWILLTIVGAVLMFQFYNPSTAEKVKVLNATLSQSFEEEIESLRVVAEKAREGEASSEQLKSQLVRTRQSYKRLEFLLEYFYPEYVEEHINGAPLLHIETFDTNPMVIPPEGLQVLDEMIFAEDWNENIKEIALLSRQLQMQSGFLLADFKSRTLKTEELLNAARLEIIRMVSMSITGFDTPGSLNGLDEVSVSLKSMETYLEPLLQASDKPIHNEVLELLNEGQKQVSNSTFDDFDRLTFIKEIADPLYEKLTKISNYAYPESKGGWNPKSKSIFANDVLDPYFYSQLSAEEDSDELRNLGKKIFYDPLISGNAQMSCATCHNPTKAFTDGEKRSLSSVEGKTVERNAPTLLNAVYADRYFYDLRAFTLEQQAQHVIFNPDEFNTANAEILEKLNDDKEYKSVFKETFGSKKINEEQFASALASYVLSLRSFNSPFDKYVRNEEAKLPDDAKRGFNLFMGKAACGTCHFAPTFSGLVPPNFIKNETEILGILATANDEELDDDLGRINNQIHSEKAWIYERSFKTSTVRNVELTAPYFHNGEFAELQDVMDFYNNGGGAGIGLEVTNQTLAPDSLGLSQNEMNDIIAFMKSLTDTTLNY